One Nicotiana sylvestris chromosome 12, ASM39365v2, whole genome shotgun sequence genomic window carries:
- the LOC138883263 gene encoding uncharacterized protein, giving the protein MPTRKLSKWQMLLSEFDIVYVTQKAVKGQSLADHLAENPVGGEYEPLKTYFPDEEVSFMGEDISEAYDSWRMFFDGAANFKGVGIGSVLVSEIGQHYPVSVKLRYKENGPPRIPRYCYICTMYGNRERDKNFIDPIPVRIHNQPAYCAHVEEETDGRPWFHGIIEYLAKGEYPEHANHTQKYTFQRLSNHFFHSRGNLYRRTPGLGLLRSVDVKEASKLLEEIHAGTCGPHMNGFVLAKKILRDDYFLMTMETDYVQFILVAIDYFTKWVEATSYKAVTKKVVADFVLDWIVYRFGVPE; this is encoded by the exons atgccgacAAGAAAATTATCCAAATGGCAAATGCtgttaagtgagtttgatatcgtctatgtaactcaaaaggcggtcaaaggacaatcattggcagaccatcttgcagaaaatcctgtgggaggagaatacgaacccttgaaaacatattttcctgatgaagaagtgtcgttcATGGGAGAAGACATTAGTGAAGCATATGacagttggaggatgttctttgatggagctgcaaattttaaaggagtgggcattggatcGGTTTTGGTATCGGAAATAGGTCAACACTACCCTGTATCCGTGAAGCTTAG gtacaaggagaatggtccaccaagaattccaagatattgctaTATCTGCACCATGTACGGGAAtcgagaaagag acaagaatttcattgatcccatcccagtgagaattcataatcaaccAGCTTACTGCGCTCATGTTGAGGAGGAGACGGATGGAAGACCTTGGTTCCACGGCATCATAGAGTACTTGGCAAagggagaatacccagagcatgcgaaccatactcagaaatACACATTTCAAAGGttatccaatcacttcttccatagcagaggaaacttgtacagaagaactcctggtTTGGGATTGCTAAGGAGTGTCGATGTaaaagaggcttctaagctacttgaggagatacatgctgggacctgcggcccacatatgaatggttttgtcttggccaagaagatacttagggatGATTATTTTttgatgaccatggagacagattacgtcca gtttattctagtggccattgactacttcacaaaatgggtcgaagcaacatcttacaaggcagtaactaagaaagttgtggcagattTCGTCCTCGACTGGATTGTTTACCGGTTTGGAGTTCCCGAATAA